In the genome of Acidiferrobacterales bacterium, one region contains:
- a CDS encoding aldehyde dehydrogenase family protein, whose translation MNDSVSQSVVDFVSRSRLAMSELEDADQQRVDEIVTAIAWAIYEDGNAAELANMAVEDTRLGNVRDKIVKNKRKTFGTLRDLMRVRTVGIIGEDPAKGLVKYAKPVGVVAAVTPSTNPAATPANKCMMAVKCRNGIIVAPSPAGWNTTNRTVELIRDQLELVKAPPDLVQILPSPVSREATQALMKAADLVVVTGSQNNVRGAYSSGTPAIGVGVGNVPVIVDSSADLERAAERIRMSKTFDNGTSCSSENSVIILDSVYQNMLKAFQREGGYIATTQEKARIQRMLWSDDGVLNRELIAKDIGVLISHFGLSEAPRDTKFIVVEESGTGIGCPLSGEKLSVVLTCYRARDFDEAKSRVREILNYQGSGHSCGIHTTDMKHARSLAEEMDVVRVLVNQAHTFGNGGGFTSGLNFTLSMGCGTWGGNSITENLNYRHFLNITHLSTEIPEDKPSEESLFGEFLRNHHPQYQR comes from the coding sequence ATGAATGACTCAGTCAGCCAATCTGTTGTAGATTTTGTCAGTCGATCACGTCTTGCTATGTCTGAGCTTGAAGATGCGGACCAGCAGCGTGTTGACGAAATCGTAACTGCAATTGCGTGGGCGATTTATGAGGATGGCAACGCCGCTGAGCTAGCGAACATGGCGGTGGAAGATACCCGACTCGGCAATGTGCGCGACAAAATCGTCAAGAATAAACGTAAGACGTTCGGAACCTTGAGAGATCTGATGCGGGTGCGCACAGTCGGAATCATTGGGGAGGATCCAGCCAAAGGGCTTGTCAAGTATGCCAAACCTGTGGGAGTGGTTGCAGCGGTTACGCCGTCCACGAATCCCGCCGCGACCCCTGCCAACAAATGCATGATGGCAGTGAAATGCCGAAACGGAATTATTGTTGCCCCGTCCCCGGCCGGTTGGAATACCACCAATAGGACTGTTGAACTGATCAGGGATCAGCTGGAACTTGTCAAAGCACCTCCTGATCTCGTGCAGATACTGCCCAGTCCTGTCAGTCGCGAGGCGACCCAGGCGCTGATGAAAGCCGCCGACCTGGTTGTGGTAACCGGGTCGCAGAACAATGTCCGCGGTGCCTATTCAAGCGGTACGCCGGCAATCGGTGTCGGTGTCGGCAATGTGCCTGTCATTGTGGACTCCAGCGCGGACCTGGAACGAGCGGCTGAACGAATCAGGATGTCGAAGACATTTGATAATGGAACTTCGTGCTCGTCCGAGAATTCAGTGATTATTCTTGATTCAGTCTACCAAAACATGCTGAAAGCATTCCAGCGGGAAGGCGGCTATATCGCAACTACCCAGGAAAAGGCACGTATTCAGCGAATGTTATGGTCAGATGATGGCGTTCTGAATCGGGAACTGATCGCAAAGGACATCGGGGTTCTTATCAGCCACTTTGGTTTGAGCGAAGCGCCGCGCGATACGAAGTTTATTGTAGTAGAGGAATCCGGTACCGGAATCGGCTGCCCGTTATCCGGGGAGAAACTCTCTGTTGTCTTGACCTGCTATCGTGCCCGGGATTTTGACGAGGCAAAGAGCAGGGTCAGAGAGATACTGAACTACCAGGGCAGTGGCCACTCCTGCGGCATTCACACGACTGATATGAAACACGCACGTTCGCTGGCCGAAGAAATGGATGTCGTTCGGGTATTGGTCAATCAGGCACACACTTTCGGCAACGGAGGGGGATTTACCAGCGGATTGAACTTTACATTAAGCATGGGATGCGGCACTTGGGGAGGAAACAGCATTACTGAAAATTTGAACTACCGGCACTTTTTGAACATCACACATCTTTCTACGGAAATTCCAGAAGATAAACCGAGTGAGGAGAGTCTTTTCGGGGAATTTCTCAGAAACCATCATCCTCAATATCAGCGTTGA
- a CDS encoding FAD-dependent monooxygenase: MSDLTTSRYDVAIVGAGPAGSVCALAHAQGGAKVALLEANPNAAKRLAGEWLHPPALTILRKVGIDPESQLQSFEGKGFVIFPEDNSDSITLPYLSDGLGMTCEHEELVTQLHGAVRDQSNIDFICPARVRSVADESVTFSTEGVNQTIHADRIVGADGRNSIVRKSLGLLTKSTSCSRMIGAVLDGVSLPKVGFGHVLLGGPGPILMYHLNEDRVRIIIDVPLDLWIPRDRIGMLVDSYIDLLPESLRTDFEKVLRQGAFHYAANDIRQRLFYGTSKRVLIGDAAGHYHPMTAVGMTLAFGDAIALSEGRDFAEFKKQRVRASRAPEFLAMGLYEVFSDHRVESVALRRSIYSRWRNNAFARLRTVDLLACRDTSVVNLSFEFYLTVLRAVKNNFPCSLRKQDWRRVLNVIGELAIRLSWLVRGVIVQRTAGDANQERHKHALNLMARAFLVSMSSQTSQPSHELSKTSPTFDANEALTVAAARLVSFQGDDGSWEGEMTWCPMLTAQYVLLHHIVDQPLADVRKRRIVRYFEQSQLDEGVWGMHDHSPPSLFVTTLVYVAARLLGMERSDPLLTAALRFIQEEGTLGIPSWGKFWLAMLNLYDWRGLHVIIPELWRLPRRFALHPSNWYCHTRLIYMAMSVIYSHRFSLPVTPLIETLRDELYPQGYDTVDFASARNRLRNGDLFQRPGVWLRVGYAGARIFERFHSKRLRAQCVNDMLQRIKWELQTTNHTSISPVSGLLNILAVWLHEADDDYVQAMKKLDGWIWEDEDAGLRVTGARSASWDTGFALQALAAIPRRESVEQALQSGAEFLYQNQIRESFKGYREAFRADPKGGWCFAGGWHGWPVSDCTAEAVLGLLAAQGGSTAPSVVQDAVEFILRSQNKDGGFGSYEAKRTNTDLEWLNPSEMFGESMTEHSFVECTASCMAALGECRQHFPDIAGNEIADAIDKAGIWLRRTQTNHGSWRGVWGIQYIYGTMFGIRGLRAAGVKFTDPDLRLASQWLLSKQRDDGGWGEHYSGAMSGHYVAHDESQVIQTAWALIGLLESGSSQWNLISRGVEYLVGMQNADGSWPKQDMAGVFFRTALLDYALYRQYFPLHALGLYVQRSEYRHRFGDSETCIALRKQAGAPGCMKEAHSNGD; encoded by the coding sequence ATGAGCGACCTCACGACGTCGCGCTACGATGTGGCCATCGTAGGCGCAGGTCCCGCGGGAAGTGTATGTGCACTCGCTCATGCCCAAGGCGGAGCGAAGGTGGCGTTGCTTGAGGCTAATCCGAACGCGGCAAAACGGCTCGCGGGTGAGTGGCTGCACCCTCCGGCGCTGACTATACTGCGGAAAGTCGGGATAGACCCGGAATCACAACTTCAATCCTTTGAGGGGAAAGGCTTTGTGATCTTTCCTGAAGACAATTCCGATTCGATTACACTGCCTTATCTGAGCGACGGATTGGGGATGACGTGTGAGCACGAGGAATTGGTCACACAATTGCATGGCGCGGTGCGTGATCAATCAAATATCGACTTCATCTGTCCGGCGCGTGTTCGCTCGGTTGCTGATGAGAGCGTCACATTCTCGACCGAAGGCGTCAATCAGACTATACATGCCGACCGCATCGTTGGGGCTGACGGGCGCAACTCGATAGTGCGCAAGTCCTTGGGCCTGTTGACCAAATCGACGTCATGCTCGCGAATGATCGGAGCAGTTTTGGATGGCGTGAGTTTGCCAAAGGTCGGATTCGGACATGTGTTGCTCGGTGGGCCCGGACCCATATTGATGTACCACCTGAACGAGGATCGTGTTCGGATCATCATAGACGTTCCGTTGGACCTCTGGATTCCACGGGACAGAATCGGAATGCTGGTGGATTCCTATATCGATCTGCTTCCTGAATCCCTTCGCACCGACTTTGAAAAGGTGCTTCGGCAGGGGGCGTTTCACTATGCTGCAAACGATATCAGACAGCGACTGTTCTATGGTACGTCGAAACGGGTGCTGATTGGTGATGCGGCCGGCCATTATCATCCCATGACAGCGGTTGGCATGACGCTTGCTTTCGGCGATGCGATCGCGTTGTCCGAAGGCCGTGACTTCGCCGAATTCAAGAAACAGCGCGTACGTGCTAGCAGAGCTCCAGAGTTCTTGGCGATGGGTCTTTACGAGGTTTTTTCTGACCATCGGGTCGAGTCTGTCGCATTGAGGCGATCGATATACAGTCGCTGGCGCAACAATGCTTTTGCTCGGTTGCGAACAGTTGACTTGCTTGCCTGTCGGGACACATCGGTGGTGAATCTGTCGTTCGAGTTTTATTTGACAGTGCTGAGAGCTGTCAAAAACAATTTTCCCTGTTCGTTACGTAAGCAGGATTGGCGAAGGGTGCTGAATGTCATTGGTGAGCTTGCAATCCGCTTGTCATGGCTGGTGCGGGGCGTAATTGTCCAACGCACGGCGGGTGATGCCAATCAGGAGCGCCACAAGCATGCGCTCAATCTCATGGCGCGGGCGTTTTTGGTGTCGATGTCTTCGCAGACCTCTCAACCATCGCATGAACTTTCGAAAACAAGCCCGACATTTGACGCGAATGAGGCACTGACAGTGGCTGCAGCACGGCTTGTATCTTTTCAAGGTGATGATGGATCCTGGGAAGGTGAGATGACCTGGTGCCCCATGCTGACCGCGCAATATGTACTGCTGCACCATATTGTGGACCAGCCACTTGCTGACGTCCGCAAGCGTCGGATAGTGCGATATTTTGAGCAAAGTCAGCTGGATGAGGGTGTTTGGGGAATGCACGATCACTCGCCCCCCAGTCTGTTTGTGACAACATTGGTGTATGTCGCGGCGCGGTTGCTGGGTATGGAGCGATCCGACCCGCTGCTGACAGCGGCACTTCGTTTCATCCAAGAAGAAGGCACTCTCGGAATTCCGAGCTGGGGGAAGTTCTGGCTTGCGATGCTCAATCTTTACGACTGGCGCGGGCTGCACGTCATTATTCCAGAGTTGTGGCGTCTGCCCCGCAGATTCGCGCTTCACCCCTCAAACTGGTACTGTCATACCCGGCTGATCTATATGGCGATGTCGGTAATCTACTCACACCGGTTCTCATTGCCTGTAACGCCTCTGATTGAGACGTTACGGGACGAATTGTATCCACAAGGCTATGACACTGTGGATTTTGCTTCAGCCCGCAATCGGTTACGAAATGGTGACCTCTTCCAGCGTCCTGGTGTATGGCTTCGTGTCGGGTACGCGGGCGCACGGATTTTTGAGCGATTTCACAGCAAGCGACTCCGTGCTCAATGTGTGAACGATATGCTTCAACGCATCAAATGGGAACTTCAGACCACGAATCATACCAGCATTTCGCCGGTCAGCGGACTTTTGAATATTCTCGCGGTCTGGCTTCATGAGGCGGATGATGATTATGTTCAGGCAATGAAGAAATTGGATGGCTGGATTTGGGAAGATGAGGATGCCGGGCTACGGGTAACCGGAGCAAGAAGCGCATCATGGGATACCGGATTTGCACTTCAGGCACTGGCTGCGATTCCGAGGCGCGAATCGGTTGAGCAGGCATTGCAGTCGGGCGCGGAGTTCTTGTACCAGAATCAGATCAGGGAAAGTTTCAAGGGCTATCGCGAGGCATTCCGGGCTGATCCCAAGGGAGGATGGTGCTTTGCCGGCGGTTGGCATGGTTGGCCGGTGTCAGATTGTACCGCCGAGGCGGTCCTTGGACTGCTTGCGGCCCAGGGCGGAAGTACAGCCCCTTCGGTCGTTCAGGATGCAGTTGAGTTCATATTGCGCTCGCAAAATAAAGATGGTGGATTTGGCAGCTATGAAGCGAAACGCACCAACACGGATCTGGAATGGCTCAATCCCAGCGAGATGTTTGGCGAATCGATGACAGAACACTCCTTTGTGGAATGCACAGCATCGTGTATGGCGGCACTTGGTGAGTGCAGACAGCATTTTCCGGATATTGCCGGTAACGAAATAGCCGATGCAATCGATAAAGCTGGAATCTGGCTTCGACGAACCCAGACCAATCACGGGTCGTGGCGAGGTGTGTGGGGCATTCAGTATATTTACGGGACAATGTTTGGAATCCGAGGGCTTCGTGCAGCCGGAGTCAAATTTACTGACCCGGATTTGCGTCTCGCGTCACAATGGCTGCTGAGTAAACAGCGTGATGACGGAGGATGGGGCGAGCACTACAGTGGCGCCATGTCTGGACATTATGTGGCGCATGACGAGAGTCAGGTTATCCAGACTGCATGGGCGCTGATTGGATTGCTGGAATCAGGCAGTTCACAGTGGAACCTGATATCGCGCGGGGTCGAATACCTGGTGGGTATGCAAAATGCTGATGGATCATGGCCGAAGCAAGACATGGCAGGGGTGTTTTTCCGAACTGCGCTGCTCGACTATGCACTGTACCGGCAGTATTTTCCTCTACATGCCCTTGGACTGTATGTCCAGCGCAGCGAATATCGCCATAGGTTCGGCGATTCTGAAACCTGTATTGCGTTACGGAAACAGGCAGGAGCGCCCGGTTGTATGAAGGAGGCTCATTCGAATGGGGATTGA
- a CDS encoding AMP-binding protein yields the protein MSDTIRSLIIRCAKAYATRIYLIDPDSDLTMTYEQLRSFCQEFGRMMWHAGFTEPTKVGFMLENGHWTTIVCLGTMYSGHVIVPLNVVASRRNLLFALTNAGVEVVFVSERYRPLLDSLLDELDKDIQIVDVDTTTGFQMPVTNPGSDNFRSHRIKSESAAMILHTSGTVGLPKGAVLKHSNLIAGGDNVKKAHWLSLDDIAYCVLPLYHINGLVVTAISPIISGSRVVMPRKFSVSKFCTHIDEYKCTWVSLVPTMAKYILDELRDSKDDARLRAQVASLRFVRSASSSMPSGMHEDFEEIFGVPMIETMGLTETSAPILANRMPLGIRKPGSVGRPCGTEVKIISNEQKTLGNNEIGEIVVRGPNVFSEYFNAPYETLTSFTHDGWFRTGDLGFYDQDNYFFVTGRIKELIIKGGENISPREVDDVLYHHDSVKEAGAFGLPDDTYGQIVAVGVVLKANHTCSEEELIEFCRKELGDFRCPSKIFFTDDLPKGPSGKIQRLEFAKSVTENMDKDTGV from the coding sequence ATGTCAGATACCATTCGATCATTAATTATTCGATGTGCGAAGGCGTACGCCACGCGTATTTACCTGATTGATCCCGATAGTGATCTCACCATGACCTATGAGCAGTTGAGGAGTTTTTGCCAAGAATTTGGCCGGATGATGTGGCATGCTGGATTCACCGAGCCCACCAAGGTTGGATTCATGCTGGAAAACGGACACTGGACAACGATTGTGTGTCTGGGGACGATGTATTCCGGGCATGTCATCGTTCCGCTCAATGTCGTTGCCAGCCGTCGAAACCTACTGTTTGCATTGACAAATGCAGGTGTTGAGGTGGTATTCGTCAGCGAGCGATATCGTCCACTGCTGGATTCACTTCTTGATGAGCTGGATAAGGACATCCAGATTGTTGATGTGGACACCACGACTGGATTTCAGATGCCCGTGACCAACCCAGGTTCGGACAATTTCAGGAGCCACAGAATCAAAAGCGAGTCGGCAGCTATGATCCTGCATACGTCTGGAACAGTTGGATTGCCCAAAGGCGCGGTGTTGAAGCATTCAAATTTGATTGCAGGTGGAGATAACGTCAAAAAAGCACATTGGCTTTCACTTGATGACATTGCGTACTGTGTTTTGCCTCTTTACCACATCAATGGACTGGTTGTGACAGCAATATCTCCGATTATCAGTGGTTCGCGCGTTGTCATGCCGAGAAAATTCAGCGTCTCAAAGTTTTGTACACACATCGATGAATACAAGTGCACATGGGTGAGCCTGGTGCCGACAATGGCCAAATACATACTGGACGAATTAAGGGATAGTAAGGATGATGCCCGGTTAAGGGCACAAGTGGCGTCGCTGAGATTTGTTCGTTCTGCCTCATCATCCATGCCATCCGGCATGCACGAAGATTTCGAGGAGATTTTTGGAGTTCCGATGATCGAGACTATGGGGCTGACGGAGACGTCCGCACCCATTCTCGCGAATCGGATGCCTTTGGGTATCCGGAAGCCTGGGTCGGTCGGACGACCTTGCGGAACCGAGGTGAAAATCATCAGCAACGAACAAAAAACACTTGGCAACAATGAAATCGGTGAGATTGTCGTGCGGGGCCCCAATGTATTTTCTGAATATTTCAATGCTCCATACGAAACTCTGACCTCCTTTACCCATGACGGTTGGTTCCGGACGGGCGATCTCGGATTTTACGATCAGGACAACTATTTTTTTGTTACTGGACGAATCAAGGAATTGATCATCAAGGGAGGGGAAAACATTTCTCCCCGTGAGGTCGATGATGTGCTCTACCATCATGACTCGGTCAAGGAAGCCGGAGCATTCGGTCTTCCTGACGATACATATGGTCAGATTGTCGCAGTGGGGGTGGTTCTCAAGGCCAACCATACATGTTCCGAAGAGGAACTGATTGAGTTTTGCAGGAAGGAACTTGGAGATTTTCGATGTCCAAGCAAGATATTTTTCACAGATGACCTTCCCAAAGGGCCGTCGGGAAAAATTCAGAGACTGGAATTCGCTAAATCGGTTACCGAGAATATGGACAAGGATACGGGTGTCTGA